In Mangrovivirga cuniculi, the following proteins share a genomic window:
- a CDS encoding chemotaxis protein CheW, with translation MSEVTQKDIQNSTEKEELKNVQRKQLIVFRQGDSEYALSIDQIKEVVITPRITKMPQTPSFVKGVANIRGNIIAILDLEEKFGIKDQGDSEKGIENLSTDKNFTLVIESEDHKMGVLVKEVPNTLSVPVTAIEEGVNIVHDSSVEQNYINGIVKYDDRLIVLINVLKIINQSEKNLINKVAN, from the coding sequence ATGTCAGAAGTAACACAAAAAGATATACAAAATTCAACTGAAAAAGAGGAGCTTAAAAATGTTCAGCGGAAACAGTTGATAGTATTTCGGCAAGGTGATAGCGAATATGCTCTGAGCATCGATCAGATCAAAGAAGTTGTAATCACGCCGAGAATAACTAAAATGCCTCAGACTCCTTCCTTTGTAAAAGGAGTCGCAAATATCAGGGGAAATATCATTGCCATTCTTGATCTCGAAGAAAAATTCGGGATCAAGGACCAGGGTGATTCCGAAAAAGGAATTGAAAACTTATCTACAGATAAAAATTTCACCCTGGTAATTGAAAGCGAGGATCACAAAATGGGTGTGCTGGTCAAAGAAGTTCCAAACACCTTATCAGTCCCGGTAACGGCTATCGAAGAAGGAGTGAATATAGTTCATGATTCTTCAGTAGAACAAAATTACATCAACGGGATCGTTAAATATGATGACAGGCTCATAGTATTGATCAATGTTCTGAAAATCATTAATCAGTCTGAGAAAAACCTTATTAACAAAGTAGCTAACTAA